Proteins from one Chanodichthys erythropterus isolate Z2021 chromosome 15, ASM2448905v1, whole genome shotgun sequence genomic window:
- the trak1b gene encoding trafficking kinesin-binding protein 1 isoform X1 has product MHKIMVVEDFELDWCYEQYADVLCAERVSQMTKTYNDIDAVTRLLEEKERDLELAARIGQSLLKKNRVLSEQNEYLEEQVGTIREEVAQLHHELNLKDELLQFYTNAVEETEEGSGSPTPVEPGRAGVSACSGSSLDILQQKLRELEEENLSLRSEASHLKSETESYEEKEQQLVNDCVRELRQSSIQISSIAEELAKKTEDASRQQEEITHLLSQIVDLQKKAKTFAIENEELSQHLLAAKDAQRQLTTELQELEDKYSECIEMLHEAQEELKNLRNRSVSAGTPRRYHPLGLFPMDSLAAEIEGTMRKELSLENPDNEEQRVRHKRVFETVKNINQSVRQRSSANSATNIPGSNQTLSSLSSTLSDSNSNNAVPDNRTQSMLHETGSSDAAVDASEKRSGSEELKLALRRLSLRRQNCLSERLFFEGERERRNREPADSGDYSNRLVHSESIMSLGAWASRPYLPDKLQIVKPLEGSATLQHWQQLAQPNLGGILDARPGVVPKGYRPLELDLEEVYHYADYEEDDPGEHPGKCMAHTSSTYTFTTCKILHPSDELTRVTPSLNPVPTSSCVMSSSLRSTPAATPCTPRRMSLSQSQSFTNLRDSTKTFSTSLGLVRLLQERGISAAVYQPQSWDRGSGGVLFSTSVLPPPPPDPHHPTTPPNSPTRCTPSPGSVVSDSDTSMPFSFKSPSYENFLASKPARSILKEVAGVSGAQAKDCESQTDVSMYNLNLVDKLKRLGLASPGASGATGGGIPRPSPLIGPLGGLRRAGSPFSPLNEGMRRNRSYPAMVGASMAMKGPGPQGDEMLLAPKLPKQTSLK; this is encoded by the exons ATGCACAAGATCATGGTAGTAGAAGACTTTGAGCTGGATTGGTGCTATGAGCAGTATGCCGATG TGCTATGTGCTGAGCGAGTGAGCCAGATGACTAAGACCTACAATGACATTGATGCTGTCACAAGACTTCTGGAGGAg AAAGAGCGAGATCTGGAGCTCGCTGCCCGCATCGGTCAGTCCCTCCTGAAGAAGAACCGCGTACTGTCGGAGCAAAACGAATACCTGGAGGAACAAGTGGGCACCATCAGGGAAGAG GTGGCTCAACTGCACCATGAGTTAAATCTAAAAGACGAGCTCCTGCAGTTCTACACTAATGCAGTGGAGGAGACTGAAGAGGGGTCTGGATCGCCCAC GCCAGTGGAGCCA GGAAGGGCAGGAGTTTCTGCTTGTAGCGGTTCATCTTTGGATATTCTGCAGCAAAAACTTCGAGAGCTTGAGGAGGAAAATCTTTCTCTCAGATCAGAG GCGAGTCATCTGAAGTCTGAGACAGAGTCATATGAGGAGAAAGAACAGCAGCTGGTGAATGACTGCGTCAGAGAGCTAA GACAGTCCAGCATCCAGATCTCAAGTATAGCTGAAGAGCTGGCCAAAAAGACAGAAGATGCCTCTCGCCAACAGGAGGAAATCACACACTTACTCTCTCAGATAGTGGACCTGCAGAAAAAAGCCAAAACT ttTGCCATTGAGAATGAAGAACTTTCTCAGCACCTTTTGGCAGCTAAAGATGCTCAGAGACAGCTCACAACCGAG ttgcaggagctggaggataaATACTCTGAGTGCATTGAAATGCTCCATGAGGCGCAAGAGGAGCTCAAGAACCTACGGAACCGCAGTGTGTCTGCAGGAACTCCTCGACGCTATCACCCTTTGGGACTTTTTCCCATG GACTCCCTGGCTGCTGAAATTGAGGGAACTATGAGGAAAGAATTGAGTCTTGAGAATCCTGACAATGAAGAACAGAG GGTCCGTCATAAGCGTGTGTTTGAGACTGTGAAGAACATCAACCAGTCTGTCAGGCAGCGTTCCTCTGCTAATTCTGCTACTAACATCCCTGGGTCCAATCAGACACTGTCCTCTCTTAGCTCCACCCTATCTGACAGCAATAGCAACAATGCAGTGCCTGATAACCGTACACAGAGCATGCTCCACGAGACCGGCTCCTCAGATGCTGC TGTGGATGCTTCTGAGAAACGATCTGGCTCCGAGGAGCTCAAGCTTGCTCTGCGGAGACTGTCTCTACGACGGCAGAACTGTCTGAGCGAGCGTCTCTTTTTTGAGGGGGAGCGAGAGAGGCGTAATCGGGAGCCGGCGGACAGTGGAGATTATTCTAACAGACTTGTGCACAGTGAAAGCATCATGTCCCTGGGTGCTTGGGCCAGCCGCCCTTATCTTCCTGACAAGCTCCAGATTGTCAAACCTCTGGAAG GCTCAGCTACCCTTCAGCACTGGCAGCAGTTAGCTCAGCCTAATCTGGGTGGTATCCTGGATGCTCGACCTGGTGTGGTCCCGAAAGGCTACCGTCCATTGGAGCTGGACCTGGAGGAAGTATATCACTATGCTGACTATGAGGAGGATGATCCTGGAGAGC ACCCAGGCAAATGCATGGCTCATACAAGTTCGACCTACACCTTCACCACCTGCAAAATCCTCCATCCTTCTGATGAGCTCACAAGGGTGACCCCCAG TTTAAACCCTGTCCCAACCTCATCCTGCGTGATGTCAAGCAGTCTCAGGTCGACGCCTGCCGCCACGCCCTGTACTCCTCGCCGAATGAGTCTGTCCCAGTCACAATCCTTCACCAACCTGCGGGACTCCACAAAAACCTTCAGCACCTCTTTGGGGCTGGTGCGCCTCCTGCAGGAGAGGGGCATTTCTGCTGCCGTGTACCAGCCTCAGAGCTGGGACAGAGGAAGTGGAGGAGTCCTCTTTTCCACCTCAGTTCTTCCTCCTCCACCACCCGACCCCCACCACCCCACAACCCCACCCAATTCCCCCACCCGCTGCACTCCTAGCCCGGGATCAGTGGTTTCTGATTCAGACACCTCCATGCCTTTCTCTTTCAAAAGCCCATCCTATGAAAACTTTTTGGCTTCCAAGCCAGCACGGTCCATTTTGAAAGAGGTAGCAGGGGTGTCCGGGGCTCAAGCTAAAGACTGTGAGAGCCAAACTGATGTCAGTATGTATAATCTCAATTTGGTTGATAAGCTGAAAAGGTTGGGGCTGGCAAGCCCTGGGGCTTCTGGGGCAACAGGGGGTGGGATTCCAAGACCAAGCCCGCTTATAGGTCCTCTTGGTGGGCTTCGAAGGGCAGGGTCCCCCTTTAGTCCACTAAACGAAGGTATGAGGAGGAATCGGAGCTATCCTGCTATGGTTGGGGCTAGTATGGCGATGAAGGGGCCTGGCCCTCAAGGGGATGAAATGCTACTGGCACCTAAACTACCTAAGCAAACAAGTCTCAAATGA
- the trak1b gene encoding trafficking kinesin-binding protein 1 isoform X2: MTKTYNDIDAVTRLLEEKERDLELAARIGQSLLKKNRVLSEQNEYLEEQVGTIREEVAQLHHELNLKDELLQFYTNAVEETEEGSGSPTPVEPGRAGVSACSGSSLDILQQKLRELEEENLSLRSEASHLKSETESYEEKEQQLVNDCVRELRQSSIQISSIAEELAKKTEDASRQQEEITHLLSQIVDLQKKAKTFAIENEELSQHLLAAKDAQRQLTTELQELEDKYSECIEMLHEAQEELKNLRNRSVSAGTPRRYHPLGLFPMDSLAAEIEGTMRKELSLENPDNEEQRVRHKRVFETVKNINQSVRQRSSANSATNIPGSNQTLSSLSSTLSDSNSNNAVPDNRTQSMLHETGSSDAAVDASEKRSGSEELKLALRRLSLRRQNCLSERLFFEGERERRNREPADSGDYSNRLVHSESIMSLGAWASRPYLPDKLQIVKPLEGSATLQHWQQLAQPNLGGILDARPGVVPKGYRPLELDLEEVYHYADYEEDDPGEHPGKCMAHTSSTYTFTTCKILHPSDELTRVTPSLNPVPTSSCVMSSSLRSTPAATPCTPRRMSLSQSQSFTNLRDSTKTFSTSLGLVRLLQERGISAAVYQPQSWDRGSGGVLFSTSVLPPPPPDPHHPTTPPNSPTRCTPSPGSVVSDSDTSMPFSFKSPSYENFLASKPARSILKEVAGVSGAQAKDCESQTDVSMYNLNLVDKLKRLGLASPGASGATGGGIPRPSPLIGPLGGLRRAGSPFSPLNEGMRRNRSYPAMVGASMAMKGPGPQGDEMLLAPKLPKQTSLK, translated from the exons ATGACTAAGACCTACAATGACATTGATGCTGTCACAAGACTTCTGGAGGAg AAAGAGCGAGATCTGGAGCTCGCTGCCCGCATCGGTCAGTCCCTCCTGAAGAAGAACCGCGTACTGTCGGAGCAAAACGAATACCTGGAGGAACAAGTGGGCACCATCAGGGAAGAG GTGGCTCAACTGCACCATGAGTTAAATCTAAAAGACGAGCTCCTGCAGTTCTACACTAATGCAGTGGAGGAGACTGAAGAGGGGTCTGGATCGCCCAC GCCAGTGGAGCCA GGAAGGGCAGGAGTTTCTGCTTGTAGCGGTTCATCTTTGGATATTCTGCAGCAAAAACTTCGAGAGCTTGAGGAGGAAAATCTTTCTCTCAGATCAGAG GCGAGTCATCTGAAGTCTGAGACAGAGTCATATGAGGAGAAAGAACAGCAGCTGGTGAATGACTGCGTCAGAGAGCTAA GACAGTCCAGCATCCAGATCTCAAGTATAGCTGAAGAGCTGGCCAAAAAGACAGAAGATGCCTCTCGCCAACAGGAGGAAATCACACACTTACTCTCTCAGATAGTGGACCTGCAGAAAAAAGCCAAAACT ttTGCCATTGAGAATGAAGAACTTTCTCAGCACCTTTTGGCAGCTAAAGATGCTCAGAGACAGCTCACAACCGAG ttgcaggagctggaggataaATACTCTGAGTGCATTGAAATGCTCCATGAGGCGCAAGAGGAGCTCAAGAACCTACGGAACCGCAGTGTGTCTGCAGGAACTCCTCGACGCTATCACCCTTTGGGACTTTTTCCCATG GACTCCCTGGCTGCTGAAATTGAGGGAACTATGAGGAAAGAATTGAGTCTTGAGAATCCTGACAATGAAGAACAGAG GGTCCGTCATAAGCGTGTGTTTGAGACTGTGAAGAACATCAACCAGTCTGTCAGGCAGCGTTCCTCTGCTAATTCTGCTACTAACATCCCTGGGTCCAATCAGACACTGTCCTCTCTTAGCTCCACCCTATCTGACAGCAATAGCAACAATGCAGTGCCTGATAACCGTACACAGAGCATGCTCCACGAGACCGGCTCCTCAGATGCTGC TGTGGATGCTTCTGAGAAACGATCTGGCTCCGAGGAGCTCAAGCTTGCTCTGCGGAGACTGTCTCTACGACGGCAGAACTGTCTGAGCGAGCGTCTCTTTTTTGAGGGGGAGCGAGAGAGGCGTAATCGGGAGCCGGCGGACAGTGGAGATTATTCTAACAGACTTGTGCACAGTGAAAGCATCATGTCCCTGGGTGCTTGGGCCAGCCGCCCTTATCTTCCTGACAAGCTCCAGATTGTCAAACCTCTGGAAG GCTCAGCTACCCTTCAGCACTGGCAGCAGTTAGCTCAGCCTAATCTGGGTGGTATCCTGGATGCTCGACCTGGTGTGGTCCCGAAAGGCTACCGTCCATTGGAGCTGGACCTGGAGGAAGTATATCACTATGCTGACTATGAGGAGGATGATCCTGGAGAGC ACCCAGGCAAATGCATGGCTCATACAAGTTCGACCTACACCTTCACCACCTGCAAAATCCTCCATCCTTCTGATGAGCTCACAAGGGTGACCCCCAG TTTAAACCCTGTCCCAACCTCATCCTGCGTGATGTCAAGCAGTCTCAGGTCGACGCCTGCCGCCACGCCCTGTACTCCTCGCCGAATGAGTCTGTCCCAGTCACAATCCTTCACCAACCTGCGGGACTCCACAAAAACCTTCAGCACCTCTTTGGGGCTGGTGCGCCTCCTGCAGGAGAGGGGCATTTCTGCTGCCGTGTACCAGCCTCAGAGCTGGGACAGAGGAAGTGGAGGAGTCCTCTTTTCCACCTCAGTTCTTCCTCCTCCACCACCCGACCCCCACCACCCCACAACCCCACCCAATTCCCCCACCCGCTGCACTCCTAGCCCGGGATCAGTGGTTTCTGATTCAGACACCTCCATGCCTTTCTCTTTCAAAAGCCCATCCTATGAAAACTTTTTGGCTTCCAAGCCAGCACGGTCCATTTTGAAAGAGGTAGCAGGGGTGTCCGGGGCTCAAGCTAAAGACTGTGAGAGCCAAACTGATGTCAGTATGTATAATCTCAATTTGGTTGATAAGCTGAAAAGGTTGGGGCTGGCAAGCCCTGGGGCTTCTGGGGCAACAGGGGGTGGGATTCCAAGACCAAGCCCGCTTATAGGTCCTCTTGGTGGGCTTCGAAGGGCAGGGTCCCCCTTTAGTCCACTAAACGAAGGTATGAGGAGGAATCGGAGCTATCCTGCTATGGTTGGGGCTAGTATGGCGATGAAGGGGCCTGGCCCTCAAGGGGATGAAATGCTACTGGCACCTAAACTACCTAAGCAAACAAGTCTCAAATGA